In a single window of the Verrucomicrobiia bacterium genome:
- a CDS encoding N-acetylmuramic acid 6-phosphate etherase: protein MTHRGGEKNQRFLGIEGGATRTVALLADSQGKTLRRLEAGPANLKLLTDSQLTEHLFGFAAALPRPDAVAIGLAGAWAESDKTRIRLAAGQAWPGVPCFATHDLETALAAANRNEGQGSITPQVLILSGTGSACYGKDPAGKGIKVGGWGHLLGDHGSGYEIGLRALQASVEYRDRTGKWPALGQNILRQLNLAQPRELIDWVHRATKGAIARLAEEVFASHAAREKLAAQILKKAACSLAQDGALCARKVARPNRRVDFVLSGGVLLKQPRFAAEIGRELRRLWPGAVVKTLQRESVWGAVELAKTRCRSPGPEGKTAPSASLGESALSIAQEAKERPRLTVTSMRLSPTEQRNPRSRRLDKLPLRKAIRLMLTEEGRVPRQVLTQLPALERSIRLIASAFQHAGRLFYVGAGTSGRLGVLDASECPPTFGAPSEQVQGIIAGGRSALWASIEGAEDDAAAGAAEIKTRRVSARDVVVGIAASGTTPFVWGAIAEAKRRRARTVLICFNPFLRIPSALRPNVIIAPDLGPEVLTGSTRLKAGTATKLILNSFTTLSMVRLGKVMSNLMIDLRPTNTKLRQRAVGIVQELTGASAERARQALEAGGWSIKKCVARLGRSR from the coding sequence ATGACGCACCGTGGCGGTGAGAAGAATCAAAGGTTTCTGGGAATTGAAGGTGGCGCAACTCGCACCGTGGCCCTGCTTGCAGACAGCCAAGGCAAAACGCTGCGCCGGCTCGAAGCGGGTCCCGCCAATTTAAAACTCCTCACCGATAGCCAATTGACCGAGCATCTTTTCGGGTTCGCAGCCGCTCTGCCCCGTCCGGATGCGGTGGCCATCGGTCTGGCAGGGGCTTGGGCCGAATCGGACAAAACTCGAATCCGGTTAGCCGCAGGCCAGGCCTGGCCGGGTGTGCCGTGTTTTGCCACTCACGATTTGGAGACGGCGCTGGCCGCCGCAAATCGCAACGAAGGGCAAGGGTCGATCACGCCGCAGGTCCTTATCCTGAGCGGGACCGGCTCGGCCTGCTACGGCAAAGACCCGGCAGGTAAAGGCATCAAGGTGGGGGGCTGGGGGCATCTGCTGGGGGACCACGGCAGCGGCTATGAAATTGGCCTGCGCGCCCTCCAGGCGTCAGTCGAATATCGCGACCGCACTGGCAAATGGCCTGCGCTGGGACAAAACATTCTGCGTCAATTGAATCTCGCGCAACCGCGTGAGCTAATTGATTGGGTTCATCGCGCGACTAAAGGCGCTATTGCAAGGCTGGCTGAGGAGGTCTTCGCATCCCATGCAGCGCGCGAAAAGCTTGCAGCGCAAATTCTGAAAAAGGCCGCTTGCTCTCTCGCCCAGGATGGGGCGTTGTGCGCGCGGAAGGTTGCCAGGCCAAACAGGCGTGTCGATTTCGTTCTCTCGGGCGGGGTGTTGCTCAAGCAGCCTCGGTTCGCGGCAGAAATTGGCCGTGAATTGCGCCGGCTTTGGCCGGGGGCGGTGGTTAAAACGCTGCAACGGGAGAGCGTGTGGGGGGCGGTTGAATTAGCCAAAACGAGATGCCGTAGTCCGGGGCCGGAAGGCAAAACTGCCCCTTCAGCGAGTCTCGGTGAAAGTGCGCTTTCGATAGCGCAGGAAGCAAAGGAGCGCCCGCGCCTTACCGTCACATCAATGCGCCTATCGCCTACCGAGCAGCGCAATCCGCGCTCGAGGAGGCTGGACAAACTGCCGTTGCGCAAAGCGATTCGCTTGATGCTCACCGAAGAAGGCAGGGTGCCGAGGCAGGTTTTAACACAGTTGCCAGCCCTCGAACGAAGCATCCGCTTGATTGCCTCCGCGTTCCAACACGCGGGCAGATTATTTTATGTGGGCGCCGGCACGAGCGGACGGTTGGGCGTTTTGGATGCGAGCGAATGTCCGCCGACGTTTGGCGCCCCCTCTGAGCAGGTACAAGGGATTATTGCGGGAGGACGCTCAGCATTGTGGGCATCCATCGAGGGCGCCGAAGATGATGCGGCTGCAGGCGCCGCCGAGATCAAAACTCGCCGCGTGAGCGCCCGCGATGTCGTAGTCGGCATTGCCGCCAGCGGCACCACCCCGTTTGTGTGGGGCGCCATCGCCGAAGCCAAACGGCGCCGTGCCAGGACGGTGCTGATTTGCTTCAATCCGTTTCTGAGAATCCCATCGGCTTTGCGTCCCAACGTCATCATTGCGCCGGATTTGGGGCCTGAAGTTTTGACTGGCTCGACGCGATTAAAGGCCGGCACGGCCACAAAGCTGATTCTAAACTCGTTCACGACGCTGAGCATGGTTCGGCTCGGAAAAGTGATGAGCAATCTCATGATCGATCTGCGCCCCACCAATACAAAATTGAGACAACGCGCTGTGGGGATTGTGCAGGAGTTGACAGGCGCGAGCGCAGAGCGGGCCAGACAGGCATTGGAAGCGGGTGGGTGGAGTATAAAGAAATGCGTTGCGCGGTTAGGGAGGAGCCGATGA
- a CDS encoding adenylyltransferase/cytidyltransferase family protein — MSAPSVVVSGAFDNAGSAGLRFLQEAAKLGDVTVLLWPDEAVRLLAGRTPGFPFSERAYFLRAVRYVHDVKAASGVMEGEGLALAAGFRAQVWADQEGPANNARWTWCERHGIQYHIIPAKQLEGFPEATPKPALPGRKKVMVTGCYDWLHSGHVRFFEEVSQYGDLYVVVGHDANIRVLKGPGHPLLSQDERRYLVGSIRYVRQALISSGNGWLDAEPEIERIQPDIYAVNDDGDRGGKREYCAQRSIEYLVLKRTPAPGLPNRTSTELRGF; from the coding sequence ATGAGTGCGCCATCTGTCGTTGTTAGCGGCGCGTTTGATAATGCCGGTTCAGCCGGCCTGCGCTTCCTGCAAGAGGCGGCCAAGCTGGGCGATGTCACCGTTTTGCTTTGGCCGGATGAAGCGGTGCGATTGCTTGCGGGCCGCACCCCAGGGTTTCCTTTCTCGGAGCGCGCCTATTTTCTGCGGGCTGTCCGGTACGTCCATGACGTTAAGGCTGCGAGTGGTGTGATGGAAGGCGAGGGCCTCGCGCTGGCCGCCGGGTTTCGCGCGCAGGTTTGGGCTGATCAGGAGGGACCGGCCAATAATGCGCGGTGGACCTGGTGTGAGCGGCACGGAATTCAATACCACATCATTCCAGCAAAGCAGCTTGAAGGCTTTCCCGAGGCCACCCCCAAGCCGGCGTTGCCCGGGCGCAAGAAGGTCATGGTGACCGGCTGCTATGACTGGCTACATTCCGGTCATGTTCGCTTCTTTGAAGAGGTCAGCCAGTATGGCGATTTATACGTTGTGGTCGGCCATGACGCCAATATCCGCGTGCTCAAAGGCCCTGGGCACCCATTGCTTTCCCAGGATGAAAGGCGCTACCTCGTCGGTTCGATTCGCTATGTGCGCCAGGCGCTGATTTCCAGCGGTAATGGCTGGCTGGACGCCGAACCGGAGATCGAGCGGATTCAACCTGATATTTACGCCGTGAACGATGATGGCGACCGGGGAGGTAAACGCGAATACTGCGCCCAGCGCAGCATCGAGTACCTCGTGCTCAAACGCACACCGGCCCCCGGCCTGCCCAACCGCACGAGCACCGAATTGAGAGGATTTTAA
- a CDS encoding DUF6788 family protein, producing MNTPLTPQSLIQQILQIQRMEHGSLSIIRQGPSGPYYNLNSWENGKNCCRYLPQDKVPEVQQAIEGYQQYQQLTEQYAQQIIEQTRAQLHIGVKKKLQPNPQRSRPKSASPKTRKSST from the coding sequence ATGAATACTCCTCTCACACCTCAGTCCCTCATCCAACAGATCCTTCAAATCCAACGGATGGAGCACGGCTCCCTCTCCATCATCCGCCAGGGACCCAGCGGTCCCTACTACAACCTCAACTCCTGGGAAAACGGCAAAAACTGCTGCCGCTATCTGCCACAAGACAAGGTTCCGGAGGTCCAACAGGCCATTGAGGGTTACCAGCAATACCAGCAACTCACCGAGCAATACGCTCAGCAGATCATCGAGCAAACCCGCGCCCAGTTGCATATCGGCGTAAAAAAAAAGCTCCAGCCCAACCCGCAGAGATCCCGCCCCAAATCCGCCTCGCCCAAGACCAGGAAATCGAGCACTTGA
- a CDS encoding UPF0236 family protein translates to MARFQATEPNGVAVQKLEGLVRTAVFRSARDVVAYLLQQAADRIDAAYQPKPGWQRKAKAQLTLDCIFGFFTLERDYYYHPGKQQGHYPADAALGLEGSSTRSSTPALARLVCLEGADEASYQKAQEHLKETGGIKVSARQIQRLVQGVGPDAQIWQEREALVPLPGTQPASIMYLSGDASGVTHAPGGTGGPGRQRTRRQGQDPDGQPGLRFHAASSR, encoded by the coding sequence ATGGCCCGTTTCCAGGCTACCGAACCCAACGGTGTCGCCGTCCAGAAATTGGAGGGGCTAGTACGGACGGCCGTTTTTCGCTCGGCCAGGGACGTGGTCGCTTATCTGTTGCAGCAAGCTGCCGACCGCATTGACGCGGCTTACCAGCCCAAACCAGGCTGGCAGCGCAAAGCAAAAGCGCAGCTCACGCTCGACTGCATCTTCGGGTTTTTCACTTTGGAACGGGACTATTACTATCATCCGGGCAAGCAGCAGGGGCACTATCCGGCTGATGCCGCCTTGGGGCTGGAGGGGAGCTCTACCAGGAGCTCTACCCCGGCCTTGGCGCGGTTGGTGTGCTTAGAGGGGGCCGATGAAGCCAGCTACCAAAAGGCCCAGGAACATTTGAAAGAGACCGGCGGTATTAAGGTGTCGGCCCGGCAGATCCAACGGTTGGTACAAGGCGTGGGTCCCGACGCCCAAATCTGGCAAGAGCGCGAGGCATTGGTACCACTGCCGGGCACCCAACCGGCGTCCATTATGTATCTCAGCGGCGACGCCTCGGGCGTAACCCATGCGCCCGGAGGAACTGGAGGGCCGGGAAGGCAAAGGACCCGACGGCAAGGCCAAGACCCGGATGGCCAACCTGGGTTGCGTTTTCACGCAGCATCAAGTCGATGA
- a CDS encoding alpha-L-fucosidase gives MSIKRTTLALFTPVLLFLLFLVQGAQAGSSNPLPIAPGPFEPTMDSLTNYHCPEWFRDAKFGIWAHWGPQAVPMDGDWYARHLYEQGQEQYRDHLEHYGHPATNGYKDIIPLWKAEKWDPGRLMALYKRAGARYFVSMGSHHDNFFLWNSKLHRWNAVNMGPHKDVVGAWQKAARKQGLRFGVSEHLGASFTWFQASHKSDKTGPLAGVPYDGANPEWQDLYHFPAEPGDTGWYSTNPRWQDQWFDEIKELVDNYHPDLLYSDGGVPFGNEVGRSLIAHLYNSDPHRRGMRGQVVYTCKQKSQGRWVEDLERGVMPGINPYPWQTDTSIGDWFYNRHWKYRPITWTIHMLVDIVSKNGNLLLNVVQRPDGSLDADVEQMLHQMADWISIHGEAIYGTRPWLVYGEGPVRIKGGSFKEDFAYGAKDIRFTTKGRTLYAIALGWPEDNQLVIKSLATGGGKIKRVSLLGYKGKLDWIQTETGLVVKLPAEKPSIYTCGLKITGADLKPAPVAAE, from the coding sequence ATGAGTATCAAACGCACCACCTTGGCGCTTTTTACGCCGGTCTTGCTCTTCCTGCTCTTTCTGGTCCAGGGCGCGCAGGCCGGTTCCTCCAACCCTCTGCCGATTGCTCCGGGCCCGTTCGAACCGACGATGGATTCACTCACCAATTATCATTGTCCGGAATGGTTCCGGGACGCGAAGTTTGGGATATGGGCGCATTGGGGTCCGCAGGCGGTGCCGATGGACGGCGATTGGTATGCCCGGCATTTGTATGAACAGGGGCAGGAACAATACCGGGATCACCTCGAACATTACGGGCATCCCGCGACCAATGGTTACAAGGATATTATCCCGCTCTGGAAAGCGGAGAAATGGGACCCCGGCCGCCTGATGGCGCTCTACAAGCGCGCCGGCGCCCGCTATTTCGTCAGCATGGGCTCGCATCACGACAATTTTTTCCTCTGGAACTCGAAACTGCACCGGTGGAATGCGGTGAATATGGGGCCGCACAAGGACGTGGTGGGCGCCTGGCAAAAGGCGGCCAGGAAGCAAGGGCTCCGCTTTGGGGTTTCCGAGCACTTGGGCGCCAGTTTCACCTGGTTCCAGGCCAGTCACAAATCAGATAAGACGGGCCCTTTGGCCGGCGTGCCTTACGATGGCGCCAACCCGGAGTGGCAAGACCTCTACCATTTCCCGGCGGAGCCTGGGGACACCGGTTGGTACAGCACCAACCCGCGCTGGCAAGATCAGTGGTTTGATGAAATCAAGGAGTTGGTCGATAACTATCATCCCGACTTGCTCTACAGCGATGGCGGGGTGCCCTTTGGCAACGAAGTTGGCCGCAGTTTGATTGCGCATTTGTATAATTCCGATCCGCATCGCCGGGGGATGCGCGGCCAGGTGGTCTATACCTGCAAACAAAAGTCCCAAGGCCGCTGGGTCGAGGACCTCGAACGCGGGGTGATGCCGGGCATCAACCCGTATCCGTGGCAGACCGATACTTCGATTGGGGACTGGTTTTACAACCGGCATTGGAAATACCGGCCAATAACCTGGACCATTCACATGTTGGTGGACATCGTCAGCAAGAACGGAAACCTCTTGCTCAATGTGGTCCAGCGCCCGGACGGTTCGCTTGATGCCGATGTGGAACAGATGCTTCATCAGATGGCCGACTGGATCAGCATCCATGGTGAGGCGATTTATGGCACACGCCCCTGGCTGGTTTATGGGGAAGGCCCGGTGCGCATAAAAGGCGGCAGTTTCAAAGAGGATTTCGCGTATGGCGCCAAAGACATCCGGTTTACGACAAAGGGCCGGACTCTCTACGCTATCGCGTTGGGCTGGCCTGAGGACAACCAGTTGGTAATCAAATCTCTTGCTACCGGCGGCGGCAAGATTAAGAGGGTCAGCTTGCTGGGTTATAAGGGCAAACTCGACTGGATCCAAACCGAGACGGGCCTGGTTGTAAAGCTCCCGGCAGAAAAGCCCTCGATATACACCTGCGGGCTGAAGATCACCGGCGCTGATTTGAAGCCGGCGCCAGTGGCTGCGGAGTGA
- a CDS encoding Gfo/Idh/MocA family oxidoreductase: protein MKTNRSCSRRSFLKQTAIAGVAPLLLPSRIWAADAGPNSQITLGFIGMGTQNRGLLGGFLRHNGVRVLAVCDVDTDRRENAKGIADKFYAQSAGNDSAKSCAMHGDFRELVARQDLDGIVIATPDHWHALTAIAAARAGKDIYCEKPMSHTIREGRAMVNAVRKNNRVFQVGSMQRSSHEFRAACELVRNECIGKVMRVDVAVGGPPVPCDLPAEPDQPGLDWSFWLGAAPMRPYNSVLSPRGVHKHFPEWRHYREYGGGGVCDWGAHHLDIAHWALGFDNTGPVEIVPPKDPNAQSGVRLLYANGVEITHRSGNGVTFYGDKGKIYVNRGKFELWLGDEQKAKEVGECKQMLQDLLPANAVRLYNSYDHLGDWLRSMHTRKPPICDVEIGQRSATACNLINLAYFHGKILRWDPATEQFSGGTGDPQWLTREYRAPWKLA, encoded by the coding sequence ATGAAAACAAACCGTTCCTGCTCTCGCCGCTCGTTTCTTAAGCAAACCGCAATTGCTGGAGTAGCGCCGTTGCTTCTGCCCTCCCGCATCTGGGCCGCGGATGCAGGTCCCAACAGCCAAATTACTCTGGGTTTCATTGGTATGGGCACTCAGAACCGGGGTTTGCTGGGCGGCTTTCTGAGGCACAACGGCGTGCGCGTCCTGGCCGTGTGCGATGTGGACACCGACCGCCGTGAAAACGCCAAGGGCATCGCCGACAAATTCTACGCCCAATCTGCAGGCAATGATTCGGCCAAGAGCTGCGCCATGCATGGCGATTTCCGCGAGTTGGTCGCCCGTCAGGACCTTGATGGTATCGTCATTGCCACGCCGGACCATTGGCATGCGCTGACGGCTATTGCGGCCGCCCGCGCCGGCAAAGACATCTATTGCGAAAAGCCGATGAGCCACACCATCCGCGAAGGCCGGGCCATGGTCAACGCCGTGCGCAAGAACAACCGCGTCTTTCAGGTCGGCAGCATGCAGCGCTCCTCACACGAGTTCCGCGCCGCATGCGAGTTGGTGCGCAACGAATGCATCGGCAAAGTCATGCGCGTCGATGTCGCGGTCGGCGGTCCGCCTGTTCCCTGTGATTTGCCCGCCGAACCCGATCAACCCGGGTTGGATTGGAGCTTCTGGCTGGGAGCCGCGCCCATGCGGCCTTACAACTCGGTCCTCAGCCCGCGCGGCGTTCACAAACACTTCCCCGAGTGGCGCCATTACCGCGAGTATGGTGGCGGGGGTGTCTGCGATTGGGGCGCTCATCACCTCGATATCGCCCATTGGGCGCTCGGGTTCGACAACACCGGGCCGGTGGAAATCGTGCCGCCCAAAGACCCCAATGCGCAGAGCGGCGTGCGTCTCCTGTATGCCAACGGAGTGGAAATCACCCATCGCAGCGGCAACGGAGTCACCTTTTACGGCGATAAAGGAAAAATCTACGTGAACAGGGGCAAATTCGAGCTTTGGCTTGGAGACGAGCAAAAGGCCAAAGAGGTTGGCGAATGCAAGCAAATGCTGCAGGACCTCTTGCCGGCCAATGCGGTCCGGCTCTATAACAGTTATGATCACCTGGGCGATTGGCTGCGTTCGATGCACACGCGCAAACCGCCTATTTGTGATGTGGAAATTGGGCAGCGATCCGCCACGGCCTGCAATCTCATTAACCTGGCGTATTTCCACGGAAAGATTCTGAGATGGGACCCGGCGACCGAGCAATTCAGTGGGGGCACAGGCGATCCGCAGTGGCTCACACGCGAGTACCGCGCGCCTTGGAAGCTGGCTTGA
- a CDS encoding nucleoside monophosphate kinase, whose protein sequence is MRTASDRMTWLTAGKSRCKVVPKPLGAPRRLVLLGAPGVGKGTQAELLNETFGACHLSTGDIFRAARSMALCDRSRTLALALEYMERGELVPDEMVLDLVAERVHCLRCKGGFLLDGFPRTVTQAEALEKLLAEQKVNLDGVLSYEMPIEEIVARLSGRRTCRNCRAVFHIQALPPKAEGVCDHCGGELYQRADDSPEAIRVRMEAYRRSTAPLAEFYQRRNLLLPVSAEGPPEAILQRSLQAMANRQR, encoded by the coding sequence ATGAGAACTGCAAGCGATCGAATGACGTGGCTTACAGCCGGCAAAAGCCGCTGCAAGGTTGTGCCAAAGCCGCTGGGGGCGCCGCGCCGGTTGGTACTGCTGGGCGCGCCGGGTGTGGGTAAAGGGACCCAGGCCGAATTGCTGAACGAAACGTTCGGAGCTTGCCACCTTTCCACCGGCGATATTTTTCGCGCGGCAAGGTCCATGGCCCTGTGTGATCGGAGCCGCACCCTGGCCTTGGCTCTCGAGTACATGGAACGCGGAGAATTAGTGCCCGATGAGATGGTGCTGGACCTGGTCGCTGAACGGGTTCACTGCCTTCGGTGCAAAGGAGGGTTCTTGTTGGATGGATTCCCCCGCACCGTAACCCAAGCCGAGGCCCTCGAAAAATTGCTCGCTGAGCAAAAGGTAAATCTCGATGGGGTGCTCAGCTATGAGATGCCCATCGAGGAGATCGTCGCCCGATTGAGCGGACGGCGCACCTGCCGCAACTGCAGGGCAGTGTTTCACATCCAGGCGCTTCCACCCAAGGCAGAGGGCGTATGCGACCATTGCGGCGGCGAACTCTATCAGCGGGCGGATGATTCCCCTGAAGCCATCCGTGTGCGCATGGAGGCCTACCGCCGCAGCACCGCGCCTTTGGCGGAGTTTTATCAGCGCCGCAACTTACTGCTCCCGGTTTCGGCCGAAGGCCCGCCAGAGGCGATACTCCAAAGGTCCTTGCAGGCCATGGCCAATCGGCAGCGCTAG
- a CDS encoding ThuA domain-containing protein, whose protein sequence is MNISLSLVLIAGFLPSVVLSRAWATDWVVYQGKPGPGQGKRIVFLSGDEEYRSEESLPMLAEILAVRHGFKCTVLFPIGPNGTIDPITLTNIPGLEALDSADLCVMALRFRELPDEQMKHFVDYLNAGKAIIALRTSTHAFAYEHNKQSPYAKFDWRSKQWPGGFGRQVLGETWVSHHGEHGKESTRGVINNSFKDNPLLRGVADIWVPSDVYTVVHLPSDATVLIWGQVLSGMHPTDPPVLGPKNTPMMPLVWLRHFEGEQGKSAKIFVTTMGAAVDLENEGLRRLLVNACYWATGLDVPARANVDYVAPYHPTWFGFGSFKLGVRPDDLKIR, encoded by the coding sequence ATGAACATCTCATTGAGCTTGGTGTTAATTGCGGGCTTTCTCCCCTCCGTGGTCCTGAGCCGAGCCTGGGCAACCGATTGGGTGGTGTACCAGGGCAAGCCAGGGCCCGGACAGGGGAAGCGAATCGTTTTTCTATCGGGTGATGAAGAGTATCGCTCGGAAGAAAGCCTGCCGATGCTGGCGGAAATCCTTGCCGTCCGCCACGGGTTCAAGTGCACCGTTTTATTTCCGATCGGGCCTAATGGCACAATCGATCCCATTACGCTGACAAATATCCCAGGACTCGAAGCTCTTGATTCTGCGGACTTATGTGTGATGGCGTTGCGATTCCGGGAACTGCCTGACGAGCAAATGAAGCATTTCGTCGATTACCTGAATGCCGGCAAAGCCATCATCGCGCTACGCACCAGCACCCACGCATTTGCCTACGAGCACAACAAGCAAAGCCCTTATGCCAAATTCGACTGGCGCAGCAAGCAATGGCCGGGCGGTTTTGGGCGGCAGGTGCTGGGCGAGACCTGGGTGAGTCATCACGGCGAGCATGGCAAGGAAAGCACGCGCGGGGTGATCAACAACTCGTTCAAAGACAACCCCCTGCTACGAGGGGTGGCGGATATTTGGGTCCCGTCGGATGTCTATACGGTCGTGCACCTGCCCAGCGATGCAACCGTTCTGATTTGGGGCCAGGTCCTGTCGGGCATGCATCCAACGGACCCGCCTGTGCTTGGGCCTAAAAACACACCGATGATGCCGCTGGTCTGGCTGCGCCACTTTGAAGGCGAGCAAGGGAAAAGCGCAAAAATTTTTGTGACCACCATGGGCGCAGCGGTGGACCTCGAGAATGAGGGCTTGCGCCGTTTGCTGGTCAATGCCTGCTATTGGGCGACCGGGTTAGATGTCCCCGCCAGAGCCAATGTCGATTATGTGGCCCCTTACCATCCGACCTGGTTCGGCTTTGGAAGCTTTAAACTCGGGGTTAGACCGGATGACTTGAAGATCAGATAA
- a CDS encoding ABC transporter substrate-binding protein/permease, giving the protein MNRSACCCLWAALLLAAGISRPAKAADHLDQIRSRGVLRWGADAEAGAPYVYPDPQNPERLIGFEYELADALAARLGVKASMVQNQWDQLIPALDRGNFDIILNGLELTPENQQRIAMSRPYYAYAQQIVVRRETEGLAHLEDLKGRAVGVLSGSAAERLLKAQPGADWKSYPGNVESFQDLKNRRIDAVVLDLPIALYYGQSEPALKFAGQPFAPGYYAIGVLKQDTNLLAALNLAIKQLVADHTLERIYRKYGLWDGRQDCLTDFQAAAPVASRPGPSLRQRLGYVPLLLKAAVVTAELSVLSMALAVVAGLVIVLLRLYGLGPIKWLAKGYVEVIRGTPLLIQLFLIYYGLPELGIRMNAFCAAIVGLGLNYAANEAENYRAGILAIPHGQTEAALALGMTRWQTLRQVVLPQAACVVLPPVTNDFIAMFKDTSIVSVITMVELTKEYGMLAASNSDYIVVGLMTAGIYFGLSYPASIFANRLEIKLRHDPR; this is encoded by the coding sequence ATGAATCGCTCAGCGTGTTGCTGTCTTTGGGCTGCCCTGTTGTTGGCTGCTGGCATTTCCCGCCCGGCCAAGGCTGCAGATCACCTTGACCAAATCCGCTCGCGGGGGGTGTTGCGGTGGGGGGCTGATGCCGAAGCCGGCGCCCCTTATGTTTATCCCGATCCGCAGAATCCCGAGCGGTTGATTGGCTTCGAATATGAGCTCGCAGACGCCCTGGCGGCCAGGCTGGGGGTCAAAGCCAGCATGGTCCAGAACCAATGGGACCAACTTATCCCGGCGCTGGACCGGGGCAACTTCGACATCATTCTCAACGGTTTGGAGCTGACGCCGGAAAACCAGCAGCGCATTGCCATGAGCCGGCCCTATTACGCCTACGCCCAGCAGATCGTTGTCCGCAGGGAGACGGAGGGCCTGGCCCACCTGGAAGACCTCAAGGGCAGAGCGGTGGGCGTGCTCTCCGGTTCGGCGGCCGAGCGGTTGCTTAAAGCACAACCAGGCGCGGATTGGAAAAGCTACCCGGGCAATGTCGAGAGCTTCCAGGACCTCAAGAACCGGCGGATTGACGCGGTGGTCCTCGATTTGCCCATTGCGTTGTACTACGGCCAGTCGGAGCCGGCGCTCAAGTTTGCCGGCCAGCCGTTTGCGCCCGGCTATTATGCCATCGGCGTGCTGAAGCAGGATACAAATCTGCTGGCTGCGCTCAACCTGGCCATTAAGCAACTCGTCGCCGACCACACCCTGGAACGGATTTACCGCAAATACGGTTTGTGGGATGGCCGGCAGGATTGCTTGACAGATTTCCAAGCGGCCGCGCCGGTGGCCTCAAGACCAGGACCGAGTCTTCGCCAGCGTCTGGGTTACGTGCCGTTGCTGCTCAAGGCAGCGGTAGTTACGGCCGAGCTTTCCGTGCTCTCAATGGCCCTGGCAGTGGTTGCCGGCCTGGTCATTGTGCTTTTGCGGCTCTACGGGCTTGGCCCGATTAAGTGGCTGGCTAAAGGCTACGTCGAGGTGATTCGCGGCACGCCTTTGCTGATTCAGCTTTTCCTGATTTATTATGGCCTGCCCGAATTGGGCATTCGCATGAATGCCTTTTGCGCGGCTATTGTTGGGCTTGGCTTGAATTACGCCGCCAACGAGGCCGAGAACTACCGCGCGGGCATTCTAGCCATTCCCCACGGCCAAACGGAAGCCGCACTGGCTTTGGGAATGACGCGCTGGCAGACCTTGCGCCAGGTGGTGCTGCCGCAAGCGGCCTGCGTGGTCCTCCCGCCGGTCACGAATGATTTTATCGCCATGTTCAAGGATACCTCGATTGTTTCGGTCATCACCATGGTCGAATTAACCAAGGAATACGGGATGCTGGCCGCCTCCAATTCCGATTACATTGTGGTGGGCCTGATGACAGCGGGGATTTATTTTGGCTTGAGCTACCCGGCCTCGATTTTCGCCAACCGGTTGGAAATCAAGTTGCGCCATGATCCTCGTTGA
- a CDS encoding amino acid ABC transporter ATP-binding protein — protein MILVEQLIKSYHSLRVLHGIDHNQQRGEAVVLIGPSGCGKSTFLRCLNQLEPADSGRITIDGVTIEGGSVPRTSQDREQQRQLRLRAGMVFQSFNLFPHLTALQNVMLAPVVVKETPGAEAEALALALLKKVGLESKTAAYPSQLSGGQQQRVAIARALAMEPKVMLFDEPTSALDPELRGEVLRVMRQLAEEGMTMLVVTHEMQFARDMADKVVFFEAGRVAESGPPEQIFSCPQQERTREFVRRVNMQDI, from the coding sequence ATGATCCTCGTTGAACAACTGATTAAATCGTATCATTCACTGCGCGTGCTGCACGGGATCGATCACAACCAGCAGCGCGGCGAGGCGGTGGTGTTGATTGGACCAAGCGGCTGCGGCAAGAGCACCTTTTTGCGCTGCCTCAACCAGCTTGAACCAGCCGATTCGGGTCGCATCACCATTGATGGGGTGACCATCGAAGGCGGAAGCGTCCCGCGCACCAGCCAGGACCGGGAGCAACAGCGCCAGTTACGGCTGCGGGCCGGGATGGTCTTTCAATCCTTTAACCTCTTTCCGCACCTGACGGCGCTGCAAAATGTCATGCTGGCGCCCGTGGTTGTTAAAGAGACGCCGGGTGCGGAGGCCGAAGCGTTGGCCCTGGCGCTGCTCAAGAAGGTCGGCCTGGAAAGCAAAACCGCCGCTTATCCTTCGCAGCTCTCAGGAGGCCAGCAGCAGCGGGTCGCCATTGCCCGTGCGCTGGCCATGGAACCCAAAGTCATGCTCTTCGACGAACCGACCAGCGCCCTGGACCCGGAATTGCGCGGGGAGGTCTTGCGCGTGATGCGCCAACTCGCCGAGGAAGGCATGACCATGCTGGTAGTTACCCACGAAATGCAGTTCGCGCGGGATATGGCCGATAAGGTGGTATTTTTCGAGGCGGGCCGTGTGGCCGAAAGCGGTCCACCTGAACAAATCTTTTCGTGTCCCCAACAAGAGCGGACGCGGGAATTTGTTCGAAGGGTGAACATGCAAGATATATAA